One genomic region from Panthera tigris isolate Pti1 chromosome D1, P.tigris_Pti1_mat1.1, whole genome shotgun sequence encodes:
- the CCKBR gene encoding gastrin/cholecystokinin type B receptor, with the protein MELLKLNRSAQGSGPGPGASLCRPGGALLNSSGAGNLSCEPPRIRGAGTRELELAIRITLYAVIFLMSVGGNVLIIVVLGLSRRLRTVTNAFLLSLAVSDLLLAVACMPFTLLPNLMGTFIFGTVVCKAVSYLMGVSVSVSTLSLVAIALERYSAICRPLQARVWQTRSHAARVIIATWMLSGLLMVPYPVYTAVQPVGSRVLQCVHRWPSAHVRQTWSVLLLLLLFFVPGVVMAVAYGLISRELYLGLRFDEDSDNENQSRVRSQRGLRSGAGPGSAQPNGRCRPETGLAGEDGDGCYVQLPRSRQTLELSALTAPTPGPGCGPRPYQAKLLAKKRVVRMLLVIVVLFFLCWLPLYSANTWRAFDSSGAHRALSGAPISFIHLLSYASACVNPLVYCFMHRRFRQACLETCARCCPRPPRARPRPLPDEDPPTPSIASLSRLSYTTISTLGPG; encoded by the exons ATGGAGCTGCTAAAGCTGAACCGGAGCGCGCAGGGGTCCGGACCCGGGCCGGGGGCTTCCCTTTGCCGCCCCGGGGGGGCCCTCCTCAACAGCAGCGGTGCGGGCAACCTCAGCTGCGAGCCCCCGCGCATCCGCGGAGCCGGGACACGAG AACTGGAGCTGGCCATCAGGATCACCCTTTATGCAGTGATCTTTCTGATGAGTGTTGGAGGAAATGTGCTCATCATCGTGGTCCTGGGACTGAGCCGCCGCCTGAGGACTGTCACCAACGCCTTCCTGCTCTCACTGGCAGTCAGCGACCTCCTGCTGGCTGTGGCTTGCATGCCCTTCACCCTCCTGCCCAATCTCATGGGCACATTCATCTTTGGCACAGTCGTCTGTAAGGCGGTTTCCTACCTCATGG GGGTGTCTGTAAGCGTGTCCACACTAAGCCTTGTGGCCATCGCCCTGGAGCGATACAGTGCCATCTGCCGACCACTGCAGGCACGAGTGTGGCAGACACGGTCCCACGCAGCTCGTGTGATCATAGCCACGTGGATGCTCTCTGGACTGCTCATGGTGCCCTATCCCGTGTACACCGCCGTACAGCCAGTAGGGTCCCGTGTGCTGCAGTGCGTGCATCGCTGGCCCAGTGCACATGTTCGCCAAACCTG GTCCGTACTGCTGCTCCTGCTCTTGTTCTTCGTCCCGGGTGTGGTTATGGCTGTGGCCTACGGGCTCATCTCCCGTGAGCTCTACTTAGGGCTTCGCTTTGACGAAGACAGTGACAATGAGAACCAGAGCCGAGTCAGAAGCCAAAGAGGGCTGCGGAGCGGGGCAGGACCAG GTTCTGCCCAACCCAATGGGCGTTGCCGGCCGGAGACCGGGCTGGCTGGAGAGGACGGCGATGGCTGTTACGTGCAGCTTCCGCGCTCTCGTCAGACCCTGGAGCTGTCCGCGCTGACGGCACCCACACCTGGGCCAGGATGTGGCCCCCGGCCCTACCAGGCCAAGCTGTTGGCTAAGAAGCGCGTGGTGCGGATGCTACTGGTGATCGTTgtgctttttttcctgtgttggtTGCCATTGTACAGTGCCAACACGTGGCGCGCCTTTGACAGCTCTGGTGCGCACCGCGCGCTTTCGGGAGCGCCCATCTCTTTCATCCACTTGCTGAGCTACGCCTCAGCCTGTGTCAACCCCCTGGTCTACTGCTTCATGCACCGTCGCTTTCGCCAGGCCTGCCTTGAGACATGTGCCCGCTGCTGCCCCAGGCCTCCACGAGCTCGCCCCAGGCCTCTTCCAGATGAGGACCCGCCCACCCCCTCCATTGCTTCACTGTCCAGGCTGAGCTACACCACCATCAGCACGCTGGGGCCTGGctga